Within the Photobacterium swingsii genome, the region GCTGTTTTGCATTGTCTAACAGCATTCGCCAAAGCCCTACATCTTGTAAGATGCTGGCGGATGATGTTGGGTTAGATGTTGTCATATAAACCTCAAACCGAGGGAAGTACCCTCCCCTCGGTAATATTATTTAGCCTGGAATGTTAGCAACCATGCGTAGTGATGATGTTAACTCTTCCATTTGTAGCCAAGGGCGTAGGTATGCCACCGCAGAGTAGCAACCTGGACGACCAGCTTGCTCTTCAACGCTAACCTTAGCTTCAACAAGAGGGTGTGTTGATTTAGCTTCGTTACCGATCGCATTTGGGTTCACGTATTGGTGAATCCAATCGCTTAGCTCTTTCTCAACGTTGGCAGGATCTAGGTTTGAACCCACACGATCACGTCCCATTACTTTCAAGTATTGCGCGATACGGCTACTTGCCATTGTGTAAGGCAAGCGCGCTGAAATAGCAGCATTTGAAGTTGCATCAGGATCAGTGTAAGTCTTTGGTTTATGAGTGGTTTGTGCACCCATGAACACGGCGTAGTTGGTGTTTTTGTAGTGAACTAGAGGTAGGAAACCAAGATCACTTAGCTCTTTTTCACGCTCGTCAGTCAGGTTTACTTCTGACGGACATTGCTGAACAAGATCACCTGCTGGCGTGTAGTAAGTAAAGTTAGATAGATTCTCAACTTTACCGCCATTGTCTGCACCACGGATAGCCGTACACCAACCAAATTGCGTGTAAGCTTGTGTTAGAAGTAGGCCGTATTCGTACGCAGCATTACTCCATACGAAATCATCTTGTGATTCTGGCACTGCGTTACCGTTGGCATCTTGTGAAAGCTCTTCAAACTCAAAAGAACTTACTTTTACCGTTGCTTGACCGTAAGGCAGGCGCGCAATTGTTTTTGGTAGCGTTAGCGCAACATAACGAGAGTCATCACTTGCACGGAACGCATTCCAGCTTGCGTATGCTGGTGAATCAAAGCCAGCGGCAACAGGTTTACCTTCTGAGAAGGTTTCGAAAGAATCGAAATCAAACATGCTAGCGTTTGCTGCGGCAACAAATGGAGAATGCGATGCAGCAGCGACTTCGCCCATGTAGCGAAGTAGAGCAACATCTTCGTCGCCGTATCCAAACTCATAATCACCAATAAGTGCACCGTAAGGCTGGCCACCCGCAGTACCAAATTCTTCTTGGTAAACCATAGTGAAGAAGCGGCTACGATCGATCGCTGGCGCATCTTCAAACTGCTCTAGTAGCTCATCTTTGGTGTAATCAGCCAATTTGATCTTAAGATCTGGGCCCAGTTCGCTATTTTTAACCAGCTTTTGAAGCCCTAACCAAGTACCTTCTAATTTCTGGAAGTCTTGATTTTTCATCACCGTAGAAAGTTGCTCTGAGATTTTCACATCCAGTGCTGAAATCGCTTTCTCGATAGTTAAAGTCAGGTTTTTATCCCAAGTCACAGTGCCTTCTAGCACTTGAGATGTCAGCACGGATAGCAACTCTTTCGTTGTATCTGCTGGTGTTTGCGTCGTAGCTGAAATCGCACGATCGAGGAAATTCAGTTCGCCTTCTGCGGCTTCTGCTTGTGGTGCTGCTTGTTGTTCAGTCGTCATTATTCTTCCTCCCCACCTTTCACACCCAGCTCTTCAGCTAAGTGTTGGATCGCATCTGTGCTTTGCAGTACTTCTTTTAGTAAACGCTCTAGATCGCGAGAACGGTCTGCTTTGCTTAATAGCACTTTAAGTTGATTACGTGTTTCAACTAACTGCTTGAGAGGATCGATTTGCTCAACCAGATTTTCTGGATGGAAATCTTTCATTGATTGCAATGAGATATTGACTTCAAATTGGCTGTCGTCGTTCGCCAATTTGTTATCTACTTTGTAAGACAGGCGTGGGTTAATTTGGCCCATCACAGTGTCGAAGTTATCTTTATCAACACCCGTAAATTCACGTTCTTCTAGGTCTACTTTTTCACTTTCTGGTTTATGGCCAGAAAAATCACCAATAACACCTACAACAAAAGGTAATTCTTTTGTTTCTGTTGCACCGTTAGTTTCGACATCGTAAGTGATACTTACACGGTTTTTACTTACACGCTTATGTTGCGAGTTGAGAGCCATACTTCCCTACCTATAAATATTGGAAAATAATCAAAGAAACTAATGCGCCACACAACGGCAGCGCATTAAATTAGATTATTTAGCGCCAGACAGAAGCTTGCCTTGCGGTACGTGGTAAGAAACAAGACCACCATCTACCATCTTACCGCCATCAGCTTCATGCTTGTGCTTCTGATCAAGCTGAATGTAAGAAAGAGCAATGCTTTCAAATGGTTGAGAACCATCGCTGCCGCTTACGTTGTAAGAAACTAGACGGGCTTTTTTCAGACCAACTTGGAAGTAGATCTCTGCGCCAGAACCGTCACGTGCAGGTTTAGTAAATACGATGTCTACATCTTTACCTTCAGCACCAGGGCTAAATAGGAAAGACAGTAGATCTTCAGATGCACCATCAACTTCTTTAGTGATGTTTACTTCGCTCATTGCAACCATGCCTGAATCAGCATTGTTACCGTTACCGATGTCCATCGCTACTTGACGTACTGCACCCCAGCTGTATGAGTTCAATGCGAACCAACCGTCTTTTGGTAGACCTTCAACAGTTGCACCGCCTTCAACTTTAACGCCCTCTACGC harbors:
- the tssC gene encoding type VI secretion system contractile sheath large subunit, which translates into the protein MTTEQQAAPQAEAAEGELNFLDRAISATTQTPADTTKELLSVLTSQVLEGTVTWDKNLTLTIEKAISALDVKISEQLSTVMKNQDFQKLEGTWLGLQKLVKNSELGPDLKIKLADYTKDELLEQFEDAPAIDRSRFFTMVYQEEFGTAGGQPYGALIGDYEFGYGDEDVALLRYMGEVAAASHSPFVAAANASMFDFDSFETFSEGKPVAAGFDSPAYASWNAFRASDDSRYVALTLPKTIARLPYGQATVKVSSFEFEELSQDANGNAVPESQDDFVWSNAAYEYGLLLTQAYTQFGWCTAIRGADNGGKVENLSNFTYYTPAGDLVQQCPSEVNLTDEREKELSDLGFLPLVHYKNTNYAVFMGAQTTHKPKTYTDPDATSNAAISARLPYTMASSRIAQYLKVMGRDRVGSNLDPANVEKELSDWIHQYVNPNAIGNEAKSTHPLVEAKVSVEEQAGRPGCYSAVAYLRPWLQMEELTSSLRMVANIPG
- a CDS encoding Hcp family type VI secretion system effector, translated to MASIYMRVEGVKVEGGATVEGLPKDGWFALNSYSWGAVRQVAMDIGNGNNADSGMVAMSEVNITKEVDGASEDLLSFLFSPGAEGKDVDIVFTKPARDGSGAEIYFQVGLKKARLVSYNVSGSDGSQPFESIALSYIQLDQKHKHEADGGKMVDGGLVSYHVPQGKLLSGAK
- the tssB gene encoding type VI secretion system contractile sheath small subunit, which encodes MALNSQHKRVSKNRVSITYDVETNGATETKELPFVVGVIGDFSGHKPESEKVDLEEREFTGVDKDNFDTVMGQINPRLSYKVDNKLANDDSQFEVNISLQSMKDFHPENLVEQIDPLKQLVETRNQLKVLLSKADRSRDLERLLKEVLQSTDAIQHLAEELGVKGGEEE